The following are encoded together in the Cicer arietinum cultivar CDC Frontier isolate Library 1 chromosome 2, Cicar.CDCFrontier_v2.0, whole genome shotgun sequence genome:
- the LOC101499037 gene encoding glucan endo-1,3-beta-D-glucosidase-like: MSTIKKNTPFIFPQTNSTVLPDPSNFFSPNLLSTPLPTNSFFQNFSLKNGDQPEYIHPYLIKSSNSSLSVSYPSHFSNSSFIYQVFNADLTITSLEQKTNQTSNEKHIISSYSDLSVTLDIPSSNLSFFLVRGSPYLTFSVTKPTPLSISTIHAIEFLVPTDPSITRYTFQLNNGQTWLLYASSPIKLSHDLSEITCEPFSGVIRIALLPNNDRKIEDVLEKYSSCYPLSGDAFLREPFCVEYKWQKNGSSDLLLLAHPLHVKLLSNSESDVTFLNDLKYTSIDGDLVGVVGDSWILKTEPVSITWHSSKGVKEESHDEIVSSLSKDVEGLNSSAITTTSSYFYGKLIARAARLALIAEEVFFFDAIQKVRNFLKETIEPWLEGTFNGNGFLYDRKWGGIITQQGSNDSNGDFGFGIYNDHHYHLGYFLYAIAVLVKIDPTWGRKYKTQAYSLMEDFMNLNIRLNSNYTRLRCFDLYKLHSWAGGLTEFSDGRNQESTSEAVNAYYAAALMGMAYGDASLVSIGSTLTSLEILGTKMWWHVKKEGKLYEEEFTKENRIMGVLWSNKRDSGLWFAAAESREARLGIQLIPLSPISEVLFSDVSYVKDLVEWTLPALNREGVGEGWKGFLYSLQGVYDNQGALEKIRNLNGFDGGNSLTNLLWWIHSRGEDGDDE; encoded by the coding sequence ATGTCTACTATCAAAAAGAACACTCCTTTTATCTTCCCACAGACAAATTCAACTGTCCTCCCTGACCCCTCCAACTTCTTCTCTCCAAATTTGCTATCCACACCCCTCCCTACAAACTCTTTCTTccaaaacttttctctcaaaaaTGGTGACCAACCTGAATACATTCATCCTTACCTCATCaaatcatcaaactcatcactTTCTGTCTCATACCCTTCTCATTTTTCCAATTCATCTTTCATATACCAAGTTTTCAATGCTGATCTCACCATAACTTCCTTAGAACAAAAAACCAATCAAACTTCCAATGAAAAACACATAATATCTTCTTATAGTGATCTTAGTGTCACCTTAGATATCCCTTCATCAAATCTAAGTTTCTTTCTTGTTAGAGGAAGTCCTTATTTAACTTTTTCTGTAACAAAACCAACACCTCTTTCCATTTCCACCATTCATGCCATTGAATTCTTAGTCCCTACAGATCCATCCATTACCAGGTACACCTTTCAGCTTAACAATGGTCAAACATGGCTTTTATATGCTTCCTCGCCGATCAAGTTGAGCCATGATCTTTCTGAGATCACCTGTGAGCCTTTTTCTGGTGTAATTCGGATCGCTTTGTTGCCGAATAACGATCGTAAAATTGAAGATGTTCTTGAGAAGTATAGTTCTTGTTACCCTTTATCAGGTGATGCTTTTCTTAGAGAACCATTTTGCGTTGAGTATAAATGGCAGAAGAATGGTTCAAGTGATTTGCTACTATTAGCACACCCTCTTCATGTTAAGCTTTTGTCTAATAGTGAAAGTGATGTTACttttttgaatgatttgaaGTATACAAGCATTGATGGTGATCTTGTTGGTGTTGTTGGTGATTCATGGATTTTGAAAACAGAACCTGTTTCAATAACTTGGCACTCAAGCAAAGGTGTAAAAGAAGAATCGCATGACGAAATTGTTTCATCGCTTTCGAAAGATGTTGAAGGTTTAAACTCATCAGCAATAACAACAACATCATCATATTTTTATGGAAAATTGATTGCAAGAGCAGCTAGGCTTGCATTGATTGCTGAAGaagtttttttctttgatgCCATTCAAAAAGTTAGGAACTTTTTGAAGGAAACAATTGAACCATGGCTTGAAGGAACTTTCAATGGAAATGGATTTCTATATGATAGAAAATGGGGTGGCATTATAACTCAACAAGGGTCTAATGATAGTAATGGCGATTTCGGTTTCGGAATTTACAAtgatcatcattatcatttagGATATTTTCTTTATGCAATTGCTGTTCTTGTTAAGATTGATCCAACATGGGGTAGGAAGTATAAAACTCAAGCTTATTCACTTATGGAAGATTTTATGAACTTGAACATAAGATTAAACTCGAATTATACGCGGTTAAGGTGTTTCGATCTTTACAAGTTACATTCTTGGGCTGGAGGGTTAACTGAGTTTTCTGATGGAAGGAATCAAGAGAGTACTAGTGAAGCTGTGAATGCATACTATGCTGCAGCATTGATGGGAATGGCATATGGTGATGCTTCACTTGTGAGCATTGGATCAACCTTAACATCATTGGAAATTCTTGGAACAAAAATGTGGTGGCATGTGAAAAAGGAAGGGAAATTGTATGAAGAAGAGTTTACAAAAGAGAATAGGATAATGGGAGTTTTGTGGTCTAATAAGAGAGATAGTGGACTTTGGTTTGCAGCGGCTGAGTCTAGAGAAGCTAGGCTTGGAATTCAGCTTATACCATTGAGTCCAATTTCTGAAGTTTTGTTTTCTGATGTTAGTTATGTGAAGGATCTTGTGGAGTGGACTTTGCCTGCTTTGAATAGGGAAGGTGTTGGTGAAGGATGGAAGGGTTTTTTGTACTCATTGCAAGGTGTTTATGATAATCAAGGTGCATTGGAGAAGATAAGAAATTTGAATGGTTTTGATGGTGGTAACTCTTTGACTAATCTTTTGTGGTGGATTCATAGCAGAGGTGAAGATGGTGATGATGAGTAA